A genome region from Bacteroidota bacterium includes the following:
- the lipB gene encoding lipoyl(octanoyl) transferase LipB, whose protein sequence is MATRTVELRTLGPTPYRQVWDVQHRIFDSLLDGSGNDTLILCEHKPVFTLGRVTDVTNVLFSDAELAKIGAEKFEIERGGDVTFHGPGQIVGYPLLNLAHFKEDLGWYLRSLEEVIIRTLATYGIEAFRVEGRTGVWVGKPPFEEKICAIGIKASRWCTMHGFAFNVNTDLRYFDYIVPCGISDRNVTSMKKLLGRDVDIAEVRDRLSRAFEEVFDVRLVTTSDE, encoded by the coding sequence ATGGCTACGCGAACCGTTGAATTGCGCACACTTGGGCCAACCCCGTATCGGCAGGTGTGGGACGTGCAGCACCGAATCTTCGACTCTCTCTTGGATGGGTCCGGGAATGATACGCTTATCCTGTGCGAACACAAGCCGGTCTTCACGCTCGGCCGCGTGACCGATGTGACGAACGTCCTCTTTAGCGATGCCGAACTTGCGAAGATCGGCGCGGAGAAGTTCGAGATAGAACGCGGTGGCGACGTGACATTCCATGGCCCCGGGCAGATCGTTGGATACCCGTTGTTGAATTTGGCGCACTTCAAAGAAGATCTTGGCTGGTATCTGCGCTCGCTTGAAGAAGTGATTATTCGCACGCTAGCAACCTACGGCATCGAAGCATTTCGTGTTGAAGGACGTACCGGAGTGTGGGTAGGGAAGCCGCCGTTCGAAGAGAAGATATGCGCCATCGGTATCAAGGCATCGAGGTGGTGCACGATGCACGGGTTTGCGTTCAACGTGAATACCGATCTTCGGTACTTCGACTATATCGTTCCGTGCGGGATCAGTGATCGGAACGTGACGAGCATGAAGAAGTTGTTGGGGAGAGACGTTGATATTGCCGAGGTCCGCGACCGACTCAGCCGCGCATTTGAAGAGGTGTTTGACGTAAGACTTGTCACTACGTCAGATGAGTGA
- the paaJ gene encoding phenylacetate-CoA oxygenase subunit PaaJ, translating to MNEAHVIDALRHVMDPEIPTLSVVDLGMITGVVETDAGVRVRLLPTFVSCPATSVISANIKEQLERSGFGNVEVELDTEHSWSSDRITDRGRELLTAFGLGAPVQIEGVLDMDQIEHATCPHCGSTDTVMNSMFGSTLCRSIHFCNNCKQGFERFKPL from the coding sequence CCCGAGATCCCGACGCTCTCCGTCGTGGATCTCGGGATGATCACGGGGGTTGTCGAGACCGACGCGGGCGTTCGCGTGCGCCTACTTCCGACATTCGTCTCGTGTCCGGCAACGTCCGTCATCTCCGCGAATATCAAGGAGCAGCTTGAGCGATCGGGATTTGGGAATGTCGAAGTCGAGCTTGATACCGAGCATTCATGGTCGAGCGACCGGATCACCGACCGCGGACGCGAGCTGCTCACCGCATTCGGACTCGGAGCGCCGGTGCAGATCGAAGGGGTGCTGGACATGGACCAGATCGAACACGCCACCTGTCCTCATTGCGGCAGCACCGATACGGTGATGAACTCGATGTTCGGCTCCACGCTCTGTCGCAGCATTCATTTCTGCAACAACTGTAAGCAAGGCTTCGAACGCTTCAAACCATTGTGA